The segment TGATAATCGTGACGGCTCCGGGGGGCTTTGACCTGGCGCATGAGCTTTAAGGCCGTGGGGGGCATGAAGGCATTCCGGATACCGTATTTGGCTATGAAATAAAAAGCCTGTTCCGGATCGAACTTCCTGGCCCGGAAGGCCACCACCGGTACACCGTGGTGCCAACTGGGGAGTAAGACGTCGATCAACCCCCCGATCCAGGCCCAATCGGCCGGGGTCCAATACAGATCATCTTTCCTGGGAAAAAAGTTATGAAAAAATTCCACGCCCGGGACATGGCCCAACAAGACCCTATGGGCGTGCAAGGCCCCTTTGGGTGGGCCGGTGGTACCGGAAGTATAGATGATCAGGGCCGGATCATCGGCCCTGGTCTTGACCGGGGTAAAATAAGGGGAGCCTTTTTCAATGGCCTGCCAAAAATCGAGGCCCTCATCCGGAGCTTTCCCTTGGGTCAGGATGATGGTTTTAAGTTCGGGAAGCCGGTCTTTGATCTCCAGGATTTTTTCAACATTGGCTCCATCGGTGATCACGGCCCTGGCCCCGCTGTTACTCAGGCGATATTCCAGGGCCTCAGGACCGAAAAGGGTGAACAAGGGGATGGCCACGGCCCCCATTTTATAAAGGGCGATATGGGAGATGGCGGTTTCCGGACCTTGAGGCAAGAGGATCCCTACCCGGTCCCCGGATTGGATTCCATGGGCGACCAAGGCATTGGCCAAACGGTTGGATAACTGTTTCAGGTCCCAGAAGGTGTATTGCTCCACCTTTCCTTTATCATCCTCGTAAATCAAGGCCAGTCGGTACCGCTCTCCGGCCCATTTGTCGCAGACATCGACGCCGATGTTATAAAATTTGGGGACCTTCCATTGAAAAGAATTGTAAACCTCTTGGTATGTCTTTCCTTTTTTGAGCATCTTCTTCCCTCTAATCATTAATACCAAAATACCGTTCGTCGTTAAGCGTTCGGCGTTCGGCGAAACCTATTTTCATGCTTTTTAGTGACCCAAAGGGTCATGAGGGTTTAATAAAAAATGAAAGGCCTTGGTGAAAAGAGTGTATCAATAGGGCCTTAAACTGTCAACCAACTTAAATCCTTAAAAGAAGCTTTCCATCTCTTCCCCTTTTTGATATATAACGGTTCAAGTTTAAAAATCCAGAGAGGAGAATTGGCCATGGGCCGGATGTCTTTTGGACCAAGCAGGCGTTCTCGCCGGGAGATCAAACCAACCCAAGGAAGTAATAAGACGATTAAAGAGATTGTCGAGGAAATCCGGGCCAATCTCCCGTCCAAGGAAAGCTATCGGGACCGGTCCCTGGCCCTTCACGGGTTGATCTGCGCCCGATGCGGCAGGGAATTTACCCCGGCCCAGAGACAACTCCTGACGGTCCACCATAAGGACGGCAATCATCTGAATAATCCCCCGGACGGAAGCAACTGGGAAAACCTTTGCGCCTATTGCCATGAGGATATCCATTCCAGGGAATTGTTGGGGGAATATCTTAAAAATGACAAGTAGATTTAGGATGCTGGATGGTAGATCCTGGATCCTGGATACCAGATACCGGTTGGATGTCAGGTGTCTCGTTTTATCCAGTATCAAGAATCCAGCATCCGGTATCGTCTCCTCGCCAAGATGATCTCTCTTAGCCACGTCAGCAAATTCTACGGCCGTCAAGATCTTTTACGGGATATTTCCTTGGCCATCAACCCCGGAGAACGGATCGCCTTGGTAGGAGTCAACGGGGCCGGCAAGACCACTCTGTTTAAAATTCTCCTGGGAGACATTGAACCGGATAAGGGGCAGGTCCACCGGAAAAAAGGGTTTCGTCTTGGCTATCTGCCCCAGGATATCGTCGAGCTGAGAGGGAAGACCGTCCTCCAGCAGGTTCTGGATGCGGATGTATTAACCCAGCAGACCCTGGCCGAATTCAAAAAAATATCTCAAAAACTCGAGCATACTACCGATCTTGTCCAGAGCCAACTTTTGGCTGCTCGACAGAGCCACCTTCTTTCTGAAATGGAGCGCCTGGGGGC is part of the Deltaproteobacteria bacterium genome and harbors:
- a CDS encoding acyl-CoA synthetase is translated as MLKKGKTYQEVYNSFQWKVPKFYNIGVDVCDKWAGERYRLALIYEDDKGKVEQYTFWDLKQLSNRLANALVAHGIQSGDRVGILLPQGPETAISHIALYKMGAVAIPLFTLFGPEALEYRLSNSGARAVITDGANVEKILEIKDRLPELKTIILTQGKAPDEGLDFWQAIEKGSPYFTPVKTRADDPALIIYTSGTTGPPKGALHAHRVLLGHVPGVEFFHNFFPRKDDLYWTPADWAWIGGLIDVLLPSWHHGVPVVAFRARKFDPEQAFYFIAKYGIRNAFMPPTALKLMRQVKAPRSRHDYQMRTIGCGGETLGEELLQWGKEVMGLTINEFYGQTEVNLVLGNCSEIMENKRGSMGRPIPGHRVEVVDASGRIVPSGEVGEVAIKRPDPVMFLGYFGNPKATEDKFAGDWCLTGDLARKDEGYFWFVGRKDDLISSAGYRIGPAEIEDCLIKHPAVAMAGVIGSPDAVRGEIVKAFIVLKPETVPDAALKEDIQQFVKTRLAAHEYPREIVFLNELPLTATGKIMRKDLRKMDLEKKGEQ
- a CDS encoding HNH nuclease family protein translates to MSFGPSRRSRREIKPTQGSNKTIKEIVEEIRANLPSKESYRDRSLALHGLICARCGREFTPAQRQLLTVHHKDGNHLNNPPDGSNWENLCAYCHEDIHSRELLGEYLKNDK